From the Daphnia magna isolate NIES linkage group LG3, ASM2063170v1.1, whole genome shotgun sequence genome, one window contains:
- the LOC116919200 gene encoding fucose-1-phosphate guanylyltransferase, with the protein MEQIQKYMVRLAQNFNKSFSEEKADFWDCLVISAADEKQKDCFQQQLDEQLKNGELPGAPKYLVIADCPGSILGSGGSTFHILKQLKDLFGNDLFHMKIWISHAGGSSKRLPNLSCTGKLFCPLPLEIEGKAITILNLKIILTSPFLKLMKNGGIFICASDDIETYCLDGLESTVEKSNPLTEDGIVAIAHPSSIAIGNTHGVYVLPESSKRDENCWLTSCLEVLQKPNYSTMKMRKALVKLGDGEERVYTDSMFWCGPELVKKMVTFAEENGDLYRTETCIYGDFLACMGSRPAEEKLYLKSTSDSSTIKGKIASHFGETPLNIMVLEQSHFYHLGTMPEYLENLNPTSELFQTLAMKPIAQSFCREPSGIQGIVTTSCLEADVESMIGSVMDSCIVNVPVVCERQTIVSHCVIDDPIIQVIPSCWMFHTAAVKQENSVLYVTIAFRIDDDLKGRVEQSRGWKGTTLEHPTSTLWQARLFPGLGTMSQSFTATWRMVSNREKNEEFVQTNTLQRFSMEDIVQHKYIPAMMQHRENVLHKISSRA; encoded by the exons ATGGAACAGATACAGAAATACATGGTTCGCTTAGCACAAAACTTCAACAAAAGCTTCTCAG AGGAAAAGGCTGATTTTTGGGACTGTCTAGTTATCTCTGCTGcagatgaaaaacaaaaagactgCTTTCAACAGCAACTTGACGAACAATTGAAGAATGGTGAATTACCAGGAGCACCAAAATATTTGGTGATTGCTGATTGCCCTGGGTCCATCTTGGGGTCAGGAGGATCTACCTTCCATATCTTAAAGCAGCTCAAAGATCTTTTTGGAAATGATTTGTTCCACATGAAAATTTGGATTAGTCATGCTG GGGGCTCTAGCAAGAGATTGCCAAATCTAAGCTGCACAGGCAAGCTCTTCTGTCCTTTGCCACTAGAAATTGAAGGAAAGGCAATAACAATTctgaatttgaaaataattcTAACGTCACCTTTCCTCAAACTGATGAAAAATGGAGGAATATTTATTTGTGCATCTGATGACATTGAAACTTATTGCCTTGATG GCCTTGAAAGTACTGTAGAAAAGTCAAATCCATTGACTGAGGATGGAATTGTAGCCATTGCCCATCCATCTTCAATAGCTATAG GAAACACTCATGGTGTGTACGTGCTACCTGAGTCTTCAAAAAGGGACGAAAACTGTTGGCTGACCAGTTGTCTAGAAGTTTTGCAGAAACCTAATTATTCTAcaatgaaaatgagaaaagcCTTAGTAAAATTGG GGGACGGAGAGGAAAGAGTGTACACGGACAGCATGTTTTGGTGCGGGCCGGAGCTAGTGAAGAAAATGGTCACATTCGCAGAGGAAAACGGCGACCTATACCGTACTGAAACGTGTATATATGGAGATTTTCTAGCATGTATGGGCTCTCGTCCAGCTGAAGAAAAACTATACTTGAAAAGCACATCTGATTCATCAACAATCAAAGGGAAAATAGCTAGTCATTTTGGAGAAACACCGTTGAATATTATGGTGCTTGAGCAATCACATTTCTACCATTTAGGAACAATGCCAGAAT ACTTAGAAAACTTGAACCCTACCTCAGAGCTATTCCAAACCTTGGCGATGAAACCGATCGCTCAATCATTCTGCCGCGAACCATCAGGAATTCAAGGCATTGTAACTACTTCTtgtctcgaagcggatgtcgAGAGTATGATAGGCAGCGTTATGGATAGCTGCATAGTAAATGTTCCTGTTGTTTGTGAGAGACAGACGATTGTCAGCCATTGCGTGATTGACGATCCGATAATTCAAGTAATTCCATCATGTTGGATGTTTCATACGGCAGCAGTGAAGCAAGAAAATTCGGTTCTCTATGTCACGATAGCCTTCCGAATAGATGACGATCTGAAAGGGAGAGTAGAGCAAAGTCGTGGCTGGAAAGGTACAACATTAGAGCATCCAACTTCCACTTTATGGCAAGCGCGGTTGTTTCCAGGCCTCGGAACGATGAGTCAGTCCTTTACTGCAACCTGGAGGATGGTTTCAAACCGAGAAAAGAATGAAGAGTTCGTTCAAACTAACACGCTGCAGCGTTTTAGCATGGAAGATATTGTTCAACATAAATACATACCAGCTATGATGCAACATCGAGAAAATGTCCTGCACAAGATAAGCTCCCGTGCGTAG